In Topomyia yanbarensis strain Yona2022 chromosome 2, ASM3024719v1, whole genome shotgun sequence, one DNA window encodes the following:
- the LOC131680028 gene encoding uncharacterized protein LOC131680028, with protein MGVSTVRSITQEVTQIIWNKLCAIYLPEVDENSWKQYSNEFKIQWNLPNCCGAIDGKHITLECPPKSGSLYFNYKKQHSISLMAICDANYNFLAVDVGAYGGNSDGSVFAASEFGRRLLRDELNLPGPCALPRSEHIIPHYIVGDAAFPLKPNLMRPYPGRNLSLIKENFNRRLSRARRTIENAFGIMVARWRILKSPLIMHPMSAEHIVKSVVILHNFVKQHCGSQYAPRGFADIANEDGDVQEGEWRELVEPMASVSAGIVQRGNNAARSAYDIRDLLAQYLLENQIP; from the coding sequence ATGGGAGTGTCAACAGTTCGGTCAATAACACAGGAAGTTACACAAATCATATGGAACAAACTGTGTGCCATATATTTGCCTGAAGTGGATGAAAACTCTTGGAAGCAGTATAGTAACGAGTTTAAAATACAGTGGAACCTACCAAATTGCTGCGGCGCCATTGACGGCAAGCATATTACATTGGAGTGCCCACCAAAATCCGGCTCACTCTATTTCAATTACAAGAAACAACACTCCATATCGCTCATGGCCATTTGTGATGCAAATTATAATTTCTTAGCTGTTGATGTAGGAGCATATGGAGGTAATTCAGATGGAAGTGTGTTTGCAGCTAGTGAATTCGGACGTCGACTTCTTCGAGATGAGTTGAATTTACCTGGCCCATGCGCATTACCACGAAGCGAACATATTATTCCACACTATATAGTAGGTGACGCAGCATTTCCACTTAAACCTAATTTGATGCGACCGTATCCAGGTAGGAATCTATCTCTGATCAAAGAAAACTTTAACCGACGATTGTCTAGAGCACGGCGGACCATCGAAAATGCTTTTGGCATTATGGTTGCTCGTTggagaattttaaaatctccACTCATCATGCACCCGATGTCAGCGGAGCATATTGTAAAATCAGTGGTGATTCTGCACAACTTTGTCAAACAGCATTGTGGATCCCAATACGCTCCACGAGGGTTTGCTGACATAGCTAACGAAGACGGTGACGTTCAAGAAGGTGAGTGGAGGGAGCTAGTTGAACCCATGGCGAGCGTTTCCGCAGGCATTGTCCAACGTGGGAACAACGCAGCGCGTAGTGCATATGACATACGTGATTTATTGGCTCAATATTTACTTGAAAATCAAATTCCATGA